A stretch of the Candidatus Jettenia sp. AMX2 genome encodes the following:
- the serS gene encoding serine--tRNA ligase produces the protein MLDIHFIRNNPDKVKEAIAKKHENAANIDEILDIDVERRATIHACEQLKSKRNEKSREVSERKKKGQDASEIIEETRKINEDIKSYEERLKELEFRINDLLLRIPNIPAEDVPVGKDENDNVVVRTWGKRKTFDFTPLPHWEIGCNLDILDLERSSKITGSGFILLKGPGSRLERALFNFMLDLHTQEHGYTELFPPFLVNRTSMTGTGQLPKLEDDMYRTVADDLFLVPTAEVPVTNIHRDEILLYKDLPAYYTAYTPCFRREAGSYGKDTRGIIRVHQFNKVELVKLVSPETSYDELESLVANAEKVLQLLGLEYRVSKLCTGDLSFAAAKCYDIEVWAPGLGKFLEVSSCSNFEDFQARRINIRFRDKDGKLRFIHTINGSGLALPRTVIAILETYQQKDGTVLIPDVLRPYMGGIEVIKRKEQ, from the coding sequence ATGCTCGATATACATTTTATCAGGAATAATCCTGACAAAGTTAAAGAGGCTATTGCCAAAAAACATGAAAATGCGGCAAATATCGATGAGATTTTGGATATCGATGTAGAGCGAAGAGCCACGATTCATGCCTGTGAACAGTTAAAGAGTAAGCGTAATGAAAAATCAAGAGAGGTCAGCGAACGAAAAAAGAAAGGTCAGGATGCTTCTGAAATTATAGAAGAGACAAGGAAGATCAACGAAGATATTAAATCATATGAGGAAAGGTTGAAAGAACTTGAATTTCGAATAAATGATCTGCTCCTTCGAATACCCAATATTCCTGCTGAAGATGTACCTGTTGGCAAGGATGAGAATGACAATGTTGTTGTCAGGACCTGGGGAAAACGGAAGACGTTCGATTTTACCCCTCTTCCACATTGGGAGATTGGCTGTAACCTGGACATCCTGGATCTGGAACGCTCTTCGAAGATTACCGGATCCGGGTTTATTCTGTTAAAGGGGCCCGGTTCGAGACTCGAACGGGCATTATTTAATTTTATGCTGGATCTTCATACACAGGAACATGGATATACGGAACTATTTCCACCATTCCTTGTGAATCGTACCTCCATGACAGGTACAGGGCAGTTACCGAAGCTGGAAGATGATATGTACCGGACTGTTGCAGATGATCTTTTCCTTGTACCTACGGCTGAGGTACCGGTGACAAATATTCATCGGGATGAAATATTGCTGTACAAGGACCTTCCAGCGTATTATACTGCCTATACTCCGTGTTTCCGGCGCGAGGCGGGTTCTTATGGTAAGGATACAAGGGGTATTATAAGGGTTCATCAGTTCAATAAAGTGGAATTGGTTAAGCTCGTAAGTCCGGAAACATCTTACGATGAACTGGAATCCCTGGTTGCCAATGCAGAAAAGGTACTTCAGCTTCTGGGGCTTGAATACAGGGTGTCTAAATTATGTACAGGAGATTTAAGCTTTGCTGCTGCGAAATGTTACGATATCGAGGTATGGGCCCCGGGGCTGGGCAAGTTTTTGGAGGTTTCTTCCTGCAGCAATTTTGAAGATTTCCAGGCAAGGCGTATCAATATTCGTTTCCGGGACAAGGATGGCAAATTGAGATTTATCCATACAATAAATGGCTCCGGTCTCGCATTGCCCAGGACTGTCATTGCCATACTTGAGACCTATCAGCAAAAGGACGGAACTGTTTTAATTCCGGATGTGCTGAGGCCGTATATGGGTGGAATTGAGGTTATTAAAAGGAAGGAGCAATAA
- the ispF gene encoding 2-C-methyl-D-erythritol 2,4-cyclodiphosphate synthase, with translation MFFGIGYDIHRLVENRKLILGGIEFDYHLGLLGHSDADVVIHAICDALLGAAALGDIGEHFPNTDERWRGASGKMLLLKVADLIKEKQYRINNIDVMILAEKPKIGTKKKEMEKVISKYLQIDENRINVKATTMEGIDAIGRGEAIAAQAIASLHEDK, from the coding sequence ATGTTCTTTGGAATCGGATATGATATACACAGGCTTGTTGAGAACCGCAAATTAATACTGGGTGGAATCGAATTTGATTATCATCTGGGACTGCTTGGCCATTCAGATGCCGATGTAGTTATCCATGCCATATGCGATGCATTATTAGGAGCTGCTGCGCTTGGTGATATCGGAGAACATTTTCCCAATACCGATGAGCGTTGGAGAGGGGCATCCGGTAAAATGTTGCTCTTAAAAGTCGCAGACCTTATCAAAGAAAAACAGTACAGGATCAATAACATAGACGTGATGATACTTGCTGAAAAACCAAAAATAGGCACAAAAAAAAAGGAAATGGAAAAAGTTATCTCAAAATATCTCCAAATAGATGAAAACAGAATTAATGTAAAAGCAACAACGATGGAAGGAATAGATGCAATTGGCCGGGGGGAAGCGATTGCCGCGCAGGCAATTGCAAGTTTGCACGAAGATAAGTAA
- a CDS encoding dynamin family protein — translation MLSISTKTKHRDVFPEVVTLLNNSKMFFERIGATDIEKKVREMSAQLEEPFYLLVAGEYNSGKSTFINALCGERVLVDGPTPTTNQITLLTYGKKVEVREVGDHICQATYPMESLKDITIVDTPGTNSIIIEHSTLTESFVHRAELVLFITSADHPFTESERQFLQFLKGKWGRKVLFILNKTDLKTPEEISEIIHFLEKNCYRLLGFEPKILPVSARYAYQAKVEGNMELLEKSNIKEVEEFIFNKLDLDTKIDFKLVSPLKYLFNVFTELHQNLTEKVNKCNADIKGIERFEIRLQNKKRDMQEYALKYKDEINLVFSRLKEKLDNFLNTHINVKSIIFSKVGRDKIDERFKKEVYGLLNPQTDLDRIIDDVVDYVSRNNRLLWDLAREHIEKEVGHSRMAGGILEGYSEHRYEDRKHEVEVALKTRSKEFRELDIEREAEKLNSSVQAGFISFLINEIFAIGIGVGGIIMFPFIIPPPIAVGLSVALASLGFAIIPRKKKKFRNEFVKRTDAICERFADFMSFEITRAIDRVIEDINNNVASYRDLRWTEREEIVRQVSEVDTLLENVKDLMRKSGLS, via the coding sequence ATGTTAAGTATATCAACAAAAACAAAACATAGGGATGTCTTTCCTGAAGTTGTAACCCTGCTGAACAATTCAAAGATGTTTTTTGAAAGAATTGGTGCCACTGACATAGAAAAGAAAGTCAGGGAGATGAGCGCACAACTTGAAGAACCCTTTTATCTCCTGGTTGCCGGTGAGTATAATTCAGGCAAATCAACCTTCATCAATGCCCTTTGTGGAGAACGCGTTCTCGTTGATGGACCGACGCCTACAACGAACCAAATTACCTTGCTCACGTATGGTAAAAAGGTCGAAGTCAGAGAGGTCGGTGATCACATATGTCAGGCAACCTACCCTATGGAATCGTTAAAGGACATTACCATTGTTGATACACCTGGTACAAATTCAATTATTATAGAACATTCTACGCTTACGGAAAGTTTCGTTCACAGAGCGGAACTCGTACTCTTCATAACATCAGCAGATCATCCATTTACAGAAAGTGAACGGCAGTTTCTTCAATTTTTAAAAGGAAAATGGGGAAGAAAGGTACTGTTTATCCTAAATAAGACAGACCTGAAAACGCCCGAAGAAATCAGTGAGATTATTCATTTTTTGGAGAAAAACTGTTACCGGCTGCTCGGTTTCGAGCCAAAAATCCTGCCGGTATCTGCAAGGTATGCTTATCAGGCAAAAGTTGAAGGAAATATGGAACTGCTTGAAAAAAGCAACATTAAGGAAGTTGAAGAATTTATTTTCAACAAACTGGATCTGGATACAAAGATCGATTTTAAACTGGTTAGCCCTTTAAAATATCTGTTTAACGTTTTTACAGAACTCCATCAGAATCTGACAGAAAAGGTCAACAAGTGCAATGCAGACATTAAAGGTATTGAGCGGTTTGAAATACGGCTTCAGAACAAGAAACGGGATATGCAGGAGTATGCTTTAAAATATAAGGATGAAATCAATCTGGTTTTCTCCCGGCTGAAGGAGAAACTGGATAACTTTTTAAATACCCATATCAATGTAAAATCAATTATCTTTTCAAAGGTAGGACGTGACAAGATTGACGAAAGGTTTAAGAAGGAAGTATACGGGCTCTTAAATCCGCAAACTGATTTAGACCGGATTATTGATGACGTAGTGGACTATGTATCCAGAAATAACCGTTTATTATGGGATCTTGCAAGAGAACACATTGAAAAAGAAGTGGGTCATAGCCGTATGGCGGGCGGTATCCTTGAAGGATACAGTGAACACCGCTATGAAGACCGCAAACACGAAGTCGAGGTCGCCTTAAAGACCCGTTCGAAAGAATTCAGAGAATTGGATATAGAACGGGAAGCAGAGAAACTCAACAGTTCGGTTCAGGCTGGTTTTATCAGCTTCCTGATAAATGAAATATTTGCAATTGGAATCGGGGTAGGTGGGATCATAATGTTCCCGTTTATCATACCGCCACCTATAGCGGTGGGACTCTCGGTAGCGCTGGCATCACTCGGATTTGCTATCATTCCAAGGAAAAAAAAGAAATTCCGCAATGAGTTTGTGAAACGAACAGATGCAATCTGTGAACGTTTTGCCGATTTTATGAGTTTTGAAATTACCAGGGCAATAGACCGTGTAATTGAAGACATTAACAATAATGTAGCATCATACCGTGACCTCCGCTGGACAGAAAGGGAAGAAATAGTCAGACAAGTATCTGAAGTAGATACCTTGCTGGAAAACGTAAAAGATCTTATGCGCAAAAGCGGTTTGAGCTAG
- a CDS encoding RidA family protein: MQKLVISTKTAPSAIGPYSQAIKIGNFIFISGQIPIVPATGELIQGDIKLQTRQVLENLKNILESAGSSLANVVKTTVFLKDLNDYAAMNEIYKEFFHYQPPARAAVQAARLPGDVGVEIEAIAFGTEKEI, translated from the coding sequence ATGCAAAAACTCGTCATATCAACAAAAACGGCCCCCTCTGCAATCGGACCATATTCCCAGGCAATCAAGATAGGCAATTTTATTTTTATATCAGGACAAATTCCCATAGTCCCCGCTACGGGAGAGCTAATCCAGGGCGATATCAAACTTCAGACAAGACAAGTATTGGAAAATCTGAAAAATATCCTGGAATCGGCTGGCTCATCTTTGGCCAACGTGGTAAAAACAACTGTCTTTCTGAAAGACCTCAATGATTATGCAGCAATGAATGAGATATATAAAGAATTCTTTCACTATCAACCACCGGCAAGAGCAGCAGTTCAGGCAGCCAGATTACCGGGAGATGTTGGCGTGGAAATAGAAGCTATTGCCTTTGGCACTGAAAAAGAAATTTGA
- a CDS encoding M48 family metallopeptidase, whose amino-acid sequence MDKYLIVVFVLYLLITTFGYWLEYLNILYLKKYGSLIPPEFEGHIDRDLLNKTKEYVIENTKFGIVSSVFHNIIIILFLFGSLLDVYNSWITSLGLPFLVSGLVFFLILFSAEAVLTIPFNLYRTFHIENKYGFTTTTLRLWVTDLIKSFTISAILTALIVSAGLLIIQASPALWWLWIWCFFFVFGIILMYIFPYVIEPLFHKFTPVEDESLKEGIQAIARKAGIRIKNILKVDASRRTKHTNAYFTGIGRVKRIVLYDTLLEKVNNDEVLSVLAHETGHWKKRHLVKYLIVSEIVAFVALYISYKILQGNFLINLFSLQDNTFFAKVIILSFLGSLASFPFTPLFHYFSRRNEIEADLFSCKLTGNPESMITGLIKLSSDNLSNLHPHPLYAAFHYSHPPVLERIRIIKEKEATSQTGKDSRAFQG is encoded by the coding sequence ATGGATAAATATCTTATTGTTGTTTTTGTTCTCTATCTTCTGATAACAACCTTTGGCTATTGGCTGGAATATCTCAATATCTTATACCTGAAAAAGTATGGATCGCTGATTCCACCCGAATTTGAGGGACATATTGACAGAGATTTGCTCAATAAAACGAAGGAATATGTTATTGAAAATACAAAATTTGGAATAGTCTCATCCGTCTTCCACAATATAATCATCATACTCTTTTTATTTGGTAGTCTGCTGGATGTTTATAATTCGTGGATTACCTCTCTAGGGCTGCCCTTTCTTGTATCGGGACTGGTCTTTTTTCTGATCCTGTTCTCTGCCGAGGCAGTATTGACAATCCCTTTTAATCTTTATCGTACTTTTCATATAGAAAACAAATATGGTTTTACCACAACGACGTTGAGATTATGGGTAACCGATCTTATAAAATCATTCACGATATCCGCTATTCTCACGGCTTTGATCGTATCGGCAGGACTTTTGATCATCCAGGCAAGTCCTGCGTTATGGTGGCTGTGGATATGGTGTTTCTTCTTTGTTTTTGGCATTATACTCATGTATATTTTCCCTTATGTGATAGAGCCTCTCTTTCACAAGTTTACCCCAGTGGAAGATGAATCGCTTAAGGAGGGCATACAAGCCATTGCACGGAAAGCCGGTATCAGGATAAAAAACATCCTGAAAGTGGATGCCTCAAGAAGAACGAAGCATACAAATGCCTATTTTACCGGTATCGGAAGGGTAAAAAGAATTGTTCTTTATGATACCCTCCTTGAGAAGGTAAATAACGATGAAGTTTTATCAGTACTTGCGCATGAGACAGGACATTGGAAAAAACGGCATCTTGTGAAATATCTTATTGTTTCCGAAATCGTTGCTTTCGTTGCATTGTATATATCCTACAAAATACTCCAGGGCAATTTCCTCATCAACCTCTTTTCTTTACAGGATAATACCTTCTTCGCAAAGGTCATTATTCTAAGTTTTCTGGGATCTCTGGCATCTTTTCCTTTTACACCCCTGTTTCATTACTTTTCAAGAAGGAATGAGATTGAAGCAGATCTGTTCTCCTGTAAGCTAACCGGAAACCCCGAAAGCATGATAACCGGTCTTATAAAACTCTCCAGCGATAATCTCTCGAATCTCCACCCCCATCCCCTTTACGCTGCCTTTCATTATTCACACCCTCCCGTGCTTGAAAGAATACGGATTATCAAGGAAAAAGAAGCCACTTCACAGACAGGAAAGGACAGTAGGGCATTCCAGGGATAA
- the truA gene encoding tRNA pseudouridine(38-40) synthase TruA, which translates to MRNIRLLIEYDGANYAGWQWQKNEKTIQETLSYAIEQVVQEKIILYGASRTDAGVHAVGQVANFRTHSVIPSQRLVYAINYYLPPDITVKKAADVPESFHAQYCAGSKIYRYTLFNSWIRTSLNRNFCYVYGFQLRMDKMITAAGYLTGTHDFTSFTTKARGEKNRIRTIKRLDIKREGEKVFFTIEADGFLYNMVRTIVGTLLETGRGKIKPAEVNDIVSAKDRKRAGPTAPAMGLCLMEVKYE; encoded by the coding sequence ATGCGGAATATACGGCTTTTGATAGAGTACGATGGCGCTAATTATGCTGGCTGGCAGTGGCAAAAGAATGAAAAGACGATCCAGGAAACCCTTTCGTATGCAATAGAACAGGTTGTTCAGGAAAAGATTATTCTGTATGGTGCAAGTCGCACTGATGCAGGGGTACATGCCGTAGGCCAGGTGGCAAATTTTAGGACGCATTCTGTTATTCCTTCTCAAAGATTGGTCTATGCAATAAATTATTATCTCCCTCCTGATATTACAGTAAAAAAGGCTGCGGACGTGCCGGAATCTTTTCATGCTCAATATTGTGCCGGATCCAAGATCTACCGGTATACTCTTTTCAATAGCTGGATAAGAACCTCTCTTAATCGTAATTTTTGTTATGTGTATGGGTTTCAACTGCGCATGGATAAAATGATTACAGCAGCAGGATACCTTACTGGTACCCATGATTTTACCTCCTTTACAACAAAAGCCCGGGGAGAGAAAAACCGAATACGGACCATAAAGAGGCTGGATATCAAAAGAGAAGGGGAAAAGGTTTTTTTTACTATTGAAGCAGACGGGTTTCTATATAATATGGTAAGAACTATTGTCGGAACACTGCTTGAAACCGGAAGAGGGAAAATTAAACCTGCGGAAGTAAATGACATTGTCAGCGCAAAAGACAGAAAACGGGCCGGTCCTACAGCACCAGCCATGGGATTGTGTCTGATGGAGGTCAAATATGAATAG
- a CDS encoding mechanosensitive ion channel: MINYLLRHIYFSSIFFDYLIRIGSALYDYLVSFSIIIESLVAIRIFEFIILRQLKIWIEKKKIVVGSFIILSIEKFFIPILYFYAFYFGFTYLNLNPLVTNISHSVIVVVVTYFIVRFIIALTNYVFKYYWEKRFGAEESVRNLKGISTIVNIVLWGLGIVFLLDNLEFKVSAILAGLGVGGVAVAFAAQAVLGDFFSYFIIFFDRPFQIGDFIAVDNKMGTVESIGVKTTRILSVDGEEIVFPNALLTNSRIHNYKNMVKKRMLFRIGMPSQTPLQKLKEIPGIIKNIIEGVDGTMFERVHFQSYGYVGLIFEISYYITGASIPKHMDIQQIINFRIYEEFESRGIERPVLLKLYS; this comes from the coding sequence ATGATTAACTACCTGTTACGTCATATATATTTTAGCAGTATTTTTTTTGATTATCTCATACGTATTGGTAGCGCCCTTTATGATTACCTGGTAAGTTTTAGCATTATCATTGAATCGCTGGTAGCCATCAGGATTTTTGAATTTATTATTTTAAGACAACTTAAGATATGGATTGAAAAGAAGAAGATTGTCGTAGGTAGTTTTATCATCTTAAGTATTGAAAAATTCTTCATTCCTATCTTATACTTCTACGCTTTTTATTTTGGATTTACCTATTTAAACCTGAATCCATTAGTAACAAATATCTCCCATTCGGTTATCGTGGTGGTTGTTACTTACTTTATCGTCCGTTTTATTATTGCATTGACTAATTATGTTTTCAAATACTACTGGGAAAAAAGATTCGGTGCCGAAGAGAGTGTCAGGAACCTGAAGGGGATATCCACTATTGTAAATATTGTCCTTTGGGGACTTGGTATTGTCTTTCTTTTAGACAACCTCGAATTTAAGGTTTCTGCAATTTTAGCAGGACTTGGCGTAGGCGGTGTCGCAGTTGCATTTGCAGCGCAGGCAGTATTAGGCGATTTTTTTAGCTATTTTATAATATTCTTCGACCGCCCTTTTCAAATCGGGGATTTTATTGCTGTTGATAACAAAATGGGAACCGTTGAAAGCATTGGGGTAAAAACAACCAGAATCTTAAGCGTGGACGGTGAAGAAATAGTATTCCCCAATGCACTCCTGACAAATTCGCGTATTCATAACTATAAGAATATGGTAAAAAAAAGGATGCTTTTTAGAATTGGCATGCCTTCTCAAACGCCTCTTCAAAAATTAAAGGAAATACCCGGCATTATCAAAAATATTATAGAAGGCGTTGATGGCACAATGTTTGAGCGTGTACACTTTCAATCCTATGGATATGTCGGACTGATTTTTGAAATATCCTATTACATTACCGGAGCCAGCATACCTAAACATATGGACATTCAACAAATAATTAATTTCCGTATTTATGAAGAGTTCGAAAGTAGAGGAATTGAAAGACCGGTCTTACTTAAACTCTATTCCTAG